The following proteins are co-located in the Pochonia chlamydosporia 170 chromosome 6, whole genome shotgun sequence genome:
- a CDS encoding regulatory protein Ral2 (similar to Neosartorya fischeri NRRL 181 XP_001267166.1) — protein sequence MAPTPGLTGSQRPVLSRASSHLSSASETELDDRYAAIINRASPDNTGGVYRGVQQNPPTRKLTRKRSLLSLTNRITSNVSSNNQQPLPDGPRSSSPTSRPQPARKLSLKHSLEKPLPQTPPESSSATPSPAGRDDFGESSQPRRTESRMDGRASTMDSVGSSAAGQIYSAQDQYGQDINSSMSSLASSSKQDINEDNRDGLTPRSNGPTPTTPSPGMGQGGRSTATPAATAAAGTAAPGSSTHLSGLMCNVHRTTGREPPPLVGATTTILGDKLYVFGGRILSRSRPAPLTADLYELDLISRHWTRLETGGDVPPPRYFHSMCGLGDTKMVCYGGMSPASSPAQTASTADQQQQPEVSVMSDIYIYDVETRIWTYLPAQDAPQGRYAHCACILPSAASFSSSRAPLAALQHNPSSSNPNEGRIGINIDGSGGAEMVIVGGQDGANHYIEQISVFNLRSLKWTSTQPLGKSCGAYRSVAAPLPPSVTAKVGKAYPNGSQRVDGTGIGPESRETGSSMLIYSNYNFLDVKLELQIRSSDGTLVEKPMSGTYSPPGLRFPNGGVIDTHFVVSGTYLTSSKQEYALWALDLRTLTWSRIDAGGSVFSQGSWNRGVLWNRRNTFVILGNRKRSLVDDYNHRRINFSNVCMVELEAFGFYDNPRKTSPMSGFISASSPYSGPNLSLTRKAGYTAGGRFHSRASEELGEKALAMRELADMDILCIGGERIPVNSRIVSRRWGPYFVQLLREGTATQDGSDSVTLRSGLSSNPLRASALTITPNSQDLTQAPGSSSGTSMLSSSTAGLSSATTAGAMGSSAAMAGVTGHGDDISPPAVNAAPTPRSLPPNARPRCLYLPHTYLTVQALLHFLYTSSLPPPSSPLCTPQILCSLLQIARPYRVDGLLEAVVERLHGLLDSRNAAAVFNATAMAAGGGRGIDGSLNPNFFVGSSDPVGSPTSVSDFSLGGTTANNSSATDLATATSGLSLNTGVQKTGRPLSGELSASTSRSGSEWGSEVGSSDRDHSFIWNGELSSVIGLQKRGLRGLMEGRRMRERTGTGGAATLAPAGPSAYGSATQAGQSGQRVGLGIAGS from the coding sequence ATGGCTCCAACCCCAGGACTGACCGGTTCACAGAGACCTGTTTTATCTCGTGCAAGTAGTCACCTTTCTTCAGCATCTGAAACCGAATTAGACGATCGGTACGCGGCAATAATCAACCGTGCTAGCCCAGACAATACCGGCGGAGTATATCGAGGCGTTCAGCAAAATCCGCCGACGAGAAAGCTCACCCGAAAACGCTCGCTTCTTAGCTTGACGAATCGAATCACCTCCAACGTGTCTTCAAATAATCAACAGCCGTTGCCGGATGGCCCGAGGTCATCGTCGCCTACATCCAGGCCGCAGCCTGCGAGGAAGCTGAGCCTTAAGCACAGCCTTGAAAAGCCGCTGCCGCAGACACCACCCGAATCGAGCTCTGCCACGCCGTCTCCAGCTGGCAGAGACGATTTCGGAGAGAGCTCCCAGCCGCGAAGGACTGAGTCCCGTATGGACGGCCGTGCAAGCACGATGGACTCGGTTGGCTCCTCGGCCGCTGGCCAAATATATTCTGCACAGGATCAATATGGCCAGGACATTAACAGCAGCATGAGCAGTTTAGCGAGCTCCTCAAAACAAGACATAAACGAGGACAATAGAGACGGGTTAACCCCAAGAAGTAATGGTCCGACCCCAACAACTCCATCGCCAGGTATGGGTCAAGGTGGAAggtcaacagcaacaccGGCGGCCACGGCGGCTGCTGGAACTGCTGCACCAGGATCTTCGACACATTTATCGGGGTTAATGTGTAATGTGCATCGCACCACCGGCCGAgaacctcctcctcttgtAGGAGCGACCACTACCATCCTCGGAGACAAACTGTACGTCTTTGGAGGACGAATCCTGTCCCGAAGTCGACCTGCACCTTTGACGGCCGATCTCTATGAGTTGGATCTGATCTCCCGCCACTGGACGAGGCTGGAAACTGGAGGAGATGTACCGCCGCCTCGATACTTCCATTCCATGTGTGGCCTTGGCGACACCAAGATGGTCTGTTATGGTGGCATGTCTCCGGCTTCAAGTCCGGCTCaaacagcttcaacagcagatcagcaacagcaacctgAGGTTTCTGTAATGTCTGACATATATATTTATGACGTCGAGACCAGAATATGGACGTACTTGCCAGCTCAGGACGCACCACAAGGCCGATATGCTCATTGTGCCTGCATCTTGccctcagcagcctccttTTCCTCGAGTCGGGCTCCGCTGGCCGCCTTGCAGCACAacccatcttcttcaaatccCAACGAAGGCAGAATCGGCATTAACATTGACGGATCTGGAGGTGCCGAAATGGTGATTGTGGGCGGCCAGGATGGAGCCAACCATTACATCGAGCAGATCAGTGTTTTCAACCTACGCAGCCTCAAATGGACGTCGACGCAACCCTTAGGGAAAAGCTGCGGTGCATATCGCAGCGTGGCTGCCCCTCTGCCTCCTTCTGTAACCGCCAAAGTCGGTAAAGCGTATCCGAACGGCTCGCAACGAGTTGACGGCACGGGCATCGGCCCAGAGTCTCGCGAAACTGGTTCATCCATGCTTATCTATTCAAACTATAACTTTCTTGACGTGAAACTTGAGTTGCAGATTCGATCCTCAGATGGAACCTTGGTGGAAAAGCCCATGTCGGGGACCTACTCTCCGCCAGGCTTGCGATTCCCCAATGGTGGTGTGATTGACACGCATTTCGTCGTGAGCGGAACGTACCTGACTTCATCGAAGCAAGAATATGCGCTCTGGGCGCTGGACCTACGGACGCTAACATGGAGCCGCATCGACGCTGGCGGTAGCGTATTTAGTCAGGGAAGTTGGAATCGAGGAGTTTTGTGGAACCGACGAAATACGTTTGTAATTCTGGGCAATCGAAAGCGAAGTCTTGTCGACGACTATAACCACCGCCGAATCAACTTTTCGAACGTCTGCATGGTAGAGTTGGAGGCATTTGGATTTTACGATAACCCTCGGAAGACTAGTCCCATGTCTGGATTCATATCGGCAAGCAGTCCGTATTCTGGACCAAACCTCAGCCTCACACGAAAAGCAGGATATACCGCTGGTGGTCGTTTTCATTCGAGAGCCAGCGAGGAGTTGGGAGAGAAGGCGCTGGCTATGCGCGAGCTGGCTGACATGGATATTCTATGCATCGGTGGGGAAAGGATACCAGTCAATTCTCGCATAGTTTCTCGCAGATGGGGACCTTATTTTGTTCAGCTTTTACGGGAAGGTACAGCCACTCAGGACGGAAGTGATTCGGTCACACTTCGATCAGGATTATCGAGCAATCCTCTTCGTGCTTCAGCATTGACCATAACGCCAAATTCTCAGGATCTAACACAGGCCCCCGGCTCATCCAGCGGCACCAGCATGCTTTCGTCATCGACTGCCGGACTAAGCTCGGCCACAACAGCTGGAGCAATGGGCTCTTCTGCGGCTATGGCGGGCGTAACTGGACACGGTGATGATATCAGCCCTCCGGCCGTAAATGCAGCTCCAACTCCTAGGTCTCTGCCGCCAAATGCAAGGCCACGATGCCTGTACCTCCCTCATACCTATCTGACGGTACAGGCACTGTTACACTTCCTCTACACGAGCTCCCTACCGCCTCCATCATCGCCGCTTTGCACCCCACAGATTTTGTGCTCTCTCCTTCAAATTGCTCGACCTTATCGCGTTGATGGATTACTGGAAGCCGTGGTTGAGCGTCTGCATGGATTGTTGGACAGTCGAAATGCCGCCGCCGTGTTCAATGCCACAGCtatggctgctggtggtgggcgCGGTATCGACGGGTCCCTGAATCCCAACTTTTTCGTGGGCAGCTCTGATCCCGTTGGATCCCCGACTTCGGTCTCGGACTTTTCGCTGGGCGGCACGACTGCCAACAATTCTTCTGCCACCGACTTGGCTACAGCAACGTCCGGTCTCAGCTTAAACACAGGCGTGCAGAAAACCGGCCGCCCATTAAGTGGCGAGCTTTCAGCGTCAACCAGCAGAAGCGGCTCCGAATGGGGATCGGAAGTTGGCAGCAGCGATCGCGATCACAGCTTCATCTGGAATGGCGAACTCAGCAGCGTCATTGGCCTGCAAAAACGTGGCCTGAGAGGGTTGATGGAAGGACGAAGGATGCGTGAGAGAACAGGCACTGGTGGTGCGGCGACATTAGCCCCCGCCGGACCTTCTGCCTATGGGTCGGCGACTCAAGCTGGTCAAAGTGGCCAACGCGTGGGATTGGGGATTGCCGGATCGTAA
- a CDS encoding mitochondrial peroxiredoxin PRX1 (similar to Metarhizium acridum CQMa 102 XP_007815391.1), translated as MASTTTLRLGSKAPDFTADSNIGKVEFHKHIEGSWAILFSHPQDFTPVCTTELGAFAKLEPEFTKRGVKLLGLSADTTDSHATWIKDIAEVTGGNVQFPIIADPDRVVANQYDMIDYQDPTNIDRNALPLTIRSVFFIDPKKTIRTILSYPASTGRNAAEVLRIVDSLQAGDKHKIATPIDWVPGQDVIVANSVKEAEAKELFPNHRVIKPYLRYTALPQI; from the exons GTCTCGGCTCCAAGGCCCCCGACTTCACTGCCGACAGCAACATCGGCAAGGTCGAATTCCACAAACACATCGAGGGCAGCTGGGCCATCCTCTTCTCGCACCCCCAGGACTTCACGCCCGTGTGCACCACCGAGCTCGGCGCCTTTGCTAAGCTCGAGCCCGAGTTCACCAAGCGCGGCGTCAAGCTGCTCGGTCTGTCGGCCGATACTACCGACAGCCATGCCACTTGGATCAAGGACATTGCTGAGGTTACGGGTGGAAATGTGCAGTTTCCCATCATTGCTGATCCTGACCGTGTTGTGGCCAACCAGTACGACAT GATCGACTACCAAGACCCCACCAACATCGACAGAAACGCTCTCCCTCTCACCATCCGatccgtcttcttcattgacCCCAAGAAGACCATCCGCACCATCCTCTCCTACCCTGCCTCTACCGGCCGTAACGCCGCCGAGGTTCTGCGCATCGTCGACTCCCTCCAGGCCGGTGACAAGCACAAGATTGCCACTCCCATCGACTGGGTGCCCGGCCAGGACGTCATCGTCGCCAACAGCGTCAAGGAggccgaggccaaggagctgTTCCCCAACCACCGCGTCATCAAGCCATACCTCCGATACACTGCTCTCCCTCAGATCTAA